The sequence GAGCTCGACCGCCAACCTCGGATAATCCATCCGAGGTATGAACAGTATAAGAAATCATTGGACGTTTCACAAACCTTGGTCTTGAATTCCACGTCACAGACCATCCCCGTCTTTTCGCATTTCACAGCACACATGTCGCCCAGCTCCAGTACCATCTTCCCGAATAATATACCCCTATAACAGATGTGTTAATACTGTAGTATCAGGTAGAACTTAGAGAGTCTCTTACTGACCTTGCATACATGTTAGGCATGGAGATAACATATTCACCATCCTCAGGCTTTCCCATCAGCAGCACTCGGTTCTCTCCTTCCATGACCGTCATAACACTGTTTCCAAGGAACTTGGATTTTGGCCGAAGTTCACCAACGATCCGAACCTAGAGATCAAGCATCCGAATTAGGGCTAATCAATTCCTTGCTTGGGGGGATGGCATAACGAACCTTGTTGGCCGGAGAAATGTAGAAATACGCAGAGATAGGCGGATGGTGGGATACTTGCTCGGCAATATAGAACGCCTGGGTGCCATTGGGATAGTCGTAGCGGCAGCGGAAGAATTCACCCAATACAGGATTATATCTGTTCAAGTGAGGTTAAGCGGAATGATATCATAAGATGAGACGTAACGTTAACCAATTAAAGGAGAGTGGTGAAGCACATATCATGTAAAGTACTTACGGCTTCTTGACACCCTTTGGTTTGATATGCCACCCAGAGAGGTAGTATCGTAGAACTCGAATGAAGCGCTCTTCGGGCTGAGGGTCGTTTTCAGCACTGCTGAGATGTGAGTTCGAACTGAGAGAGTAGGATCGAAATGACTTGCCCGAAAATGAGATCTGGATGGCTCATAAAATCTGTTATACGCTCAAGCATGCTTCGTGGTTCGAGCACAAAGGTCGGAAACGCAACACGCTGTAGGTCCATTCCAATTCTGTTTGTCCAACATGTCAGTCAATCACTGTGGATTCTGCCGCTGAGAGCCGATGGGACATACCGAAGTTGCGATATAATTGACATGACTATGGAACCCTCGTTCTCGTCGCTAGGAATTCAACATCAGAGCTATATTGATAGTATGTCTATGGCTATCTATCTTACAGGATGGATGTATCATCGGGATTGCTGCCTTCGGGAGCCCGGTCTTGGTCGCCACTGCCGCCGCCGACCCGTTTGCGGACGTTATTGGCACCGCCCTGCAACCCGCTAAGAAGGCCCATCATTGGTGTAGCTGTAGAGTTGGTGCGGAGAGTGTTCTGGTTAAGATCGGGTGGGAGCAGGTAaagaggtggtggtggaaaaTGTGATTTGAGTTTGGCTAAAGAGCTAGCCTCTGGCGCTATGACGGTGGAAATGGCGGAGCGCGCGCGTTTCCAGATGGAAT comes from Rhizoctonia solani chromosome 4, complete sequence and encodes:
- a CDS encoding oxysterol binding protein; amino-acid sequence: MMGLLSGLQGGANNVRKRVGGGSGDQDRAPEGSNPDDTSILDENEGSIVMSIISQLRIGMDLQRVAFPTFVLEPRSMLERITDFMSHPDLIFGQPEERFIRVLRYYLSGWHIKPKGVKKPYNPVLGEFFRCRYDYPNGTQAFYIAEQVSHHPPISAYFYISPANKVRIVGELRPKSKFLGNSVMTVMEGENRVLLMGKPEDGEYVISMPNMYARGILFGKMVLELGDMCAVKCEKTGMVCDVEFKTKGFFSGGYNGVSGRVKQGNTDIAEVSGLWSSSMEYKSLKTNDKRVLFDAAKENIVEKFVYPEEEQEPNESQRLWTKLTDAIHHKDMEAATDAKSAVENAQREAARKREETGTKHVPRFFEQNKAGQWVPKILGGNGIPSNPDAAVKFVEEWIWPKQTAAQPSSPSKAANKAPAPAPAPTSSAPAPTPAPAPAPTSAGSPGAISATSS